From the genome of Pseudarthrobacter sp. NIBRBAC000502772:
CACCACCATCTCCGTGAAGACCGCCGTCGCGAGCTGCTCGTAGGCTTCGGGCGTCAGCTCCGCTGCGCTGCGGTACATGTGCTCCCGCCAGACCCAGAAGTCGCCGCGGTTGTGGTGCGTGCGGCCGCGCAGGATCCGGTGGAACGCGTGCGAGTGGGCGTTGGCCGCCGCGGGGAAAACTACGCCGGGAAGGAGATGCGCGCCGGGCGAGGCGTCTACGGACGGGGTGATGCGGGTGATCCGACCGGCCTCGGCCTCGATCTCCACCCGTTCGGCGACTGTGGGACCTGTAGCGCCGTCGACCATTGCCTGCTCGCACCAGTACCGCTTCACAGCAGGCCTGCCAGGACGTCCGCGAGGGCGGCAGCGCCCACGCCGGCGTCCTCGTCCGTGACGTGCTCCTCCGGGGAATGCGAAATTCCGCTGGGGTTCCGGACGAAAAGCATGGCGGACGGCACAAACCCGGCCAGCACACCGGCATCATGACCTGCCCCGGTGGCCAGCAGGGGCGCGTCCGGCAGCATCCCGCTGATGCTTCGGGTCAGGCCCGGATCAAAATGCACCGTCCCGCTGTAGGACTCCTCGGTCAGGGTCACGGTGCAGCCTTCCTCCGCTGACACCCGCTGGGCCCTCCCATGGATGGCTTCGATCAGCCTGGCCGTGACGGCATCGTCCGGGTGGCGCGCATCCAGCCACATGTCCACCCGGGAGGCGATGACGTTGGTGCCGCCCGGCACCGGGATTAGGCGCCCCACGGTGGCGCGTGCATCGGGTTGGCGGGCGGCGGCCTGCCGGATGGCCACGATGATCTGGGCGGCCGCCACCATCGGATCCGCCCGGTCTGCCATCAGGGTGGTCCCGGCGTGGTTGCCCTGGCCGCTGATGCTCAGCTTCCAGCGGCCGTGGCCCAGGATGGAACTGCCGACGGCAATGGCCGGGCCGTCCGCGCCGAGGCCCTTGCCCTGCTCCACATGCAGTTCAACGAAGTCACCGATCCGTGCCAGCGCGTGCGGATCCGGCCCGATGTGGCGCGGGTCCAGGCCATTGGCCCGGGCGACGTCGGCGAACGTGTTGCCGTCGCCGTCGCGCAAGTTCCGCGCCTTGTCCACGTCGATGGCTCCGGTCAGGAGGCGGGATCCGAGGCAGGCAACTCCAAAGCGGGAACCCTCCTCTTCCGGGAAGGCGGTAATGGCCAGGGAGCGGCGCGGCTGGACGCCCCGGGCCTTGAGGAGATCGACGGCGGCCAGCGCGGACGCGACCCCCAGGGGACCGTCGAAGGCGCCGCCGCCGGGGACGGAGTCAAGGTGGCTGCCGGTCACCAGGGCACCATCCTGGGGCTTGCCCCACCACGCCCAGATGATGCCGTTCCGGTCGGTCTCGACGTCCAGGCCACGCTGCGTTGCCTGCTCGATGAACCAGGACCTCAGGTCGAGTTCTGCCGTCGAGTAGACGGCCCGGGAATAGCCTCCGCGGACCGCATCGCGGCCCACGTCCTTGATGGAATCGAGGAGTTGGTTGACGGTTTCCACATGAACCTCCGATTGGTACGAACTGCCACCAAGTAAAAGCCACTTTCCACTCCATGGCAAGGCCTGGGGACAAGTGCCCGTGACAGTTAACGAGCCTGCAACGCGCCGGAAACAGGACTGTTGCACTGGCAACGATCAACCCGGATTTTGTGAAGAACGAGTGAAATGTAGGCGCCACCTATTGTCATCGAGTGAAAGTTGGTTTTTACTTAGTGGCAAGACATTAGTGATTCACACCACTCGAAAGCGGGTCAACCAGTGGCTGCAGATTCTTCAACCCGGACGGTGGAACGGGCCCTGGCGCTGCTGAGTGCCGTCTGCACAGACGGTGCCATCAGCCTCAGCGACGCGGCCCGGCTGGTTGATCTGTCCGCCAGCACGGCCCTGCGTCTGCTCCGGACGCTGGAGGCCAGCGGGTTCGTATCACGGGATCCGGGCGGGAACTTCAGGCCCGGCGCCAGCGTCATCCAGCTGGGGGCACTGGCCCTGGGCCACGAATCCCTGGTCTCCCTCTGCACCCCGGCCATGAAGGAACTCGTCGCAAAAACCGGTGAGTCCTGCTACCTCAGCATTCCCGGCACTGGCGACACCGGAATCTACATAGCAATCGTTGAAGGAACCCACTCGATCCGGCATGCCAGCTGGGTCGGCAGAAGCATCCCGCTGGAGGGATCGGCCGCAGGCAAAGTCCTCACCGGCGGCGAGTCCGAACGCGGCTTCGCGGTCATGCGCAGCGGCGTTGAAGATGACGTGACGGCGGTTGCCGCCCCCGTCATCATGGGCGGCCGGACCGTGGCCGCCCTGAGCATCGTGGCACCCAGCTACAGGCTGAACGAGCTGAAGGCAACGAAGATCGGCGAGGACCTGGCGAGGGTGGCCAAAACCATTCTCACCACGCCCTCCGAAAACCATGAAAAGCCCCTGGAAAGCATGGATACAAAATGATCAGGTTTGAAAGTGTTACCAAGACCTACCCGGACGGGACAGTGGCCGTGGATGGGCTGGACCTCGAAGCCCCCACCGGCAAGCTGACCATCCTTGTGGGCCCGTCAGGCTGCGGCAAGACCACCTCGCTCCGGATGATCAACCGCCTCATCGAGCCCACCGCCGGAACCATTTACCTTGATGACCAGCCCACCTCCGGGATGGACGCAGCATTGCTCCGCCGCAGGATCGGCTACGTGATCCAGCACGCCGGGCTCTTCCCGCACCGCACTATTGTGGACAACGTGGCCACCATGCCGCTACTCCTGGGCGAGAGCCGGCAGAAAGCCCGCATGAAGGCCCTTGAGCTCATGGAGCGCGTTGGCCTTCCGGCGAACTTCGCCAAGCGCTACCCCTGGCAGCTCTCGGGCGGCCAGCAGCAGCGTGTTGGCGTGGCCCGCGCCTTGGCATCGGACCCCGCATTCATGCTCATGGACGAACCCTTCAGCGCCGTGGACCCCGTGGTCCGCGCGCAGCTCCAGGACGAATTCCTCCGCCTGCAGCGTGAAATCGGCAAGACCATCATCATGGTTACCCACGACATCGACGAAGCCCTCAAGCTGGGGGACCAGGTGGCCGTGATGCGCGTCGGCGGGAAGCTCGCCCAGATGGCCACGCCGTCGGAGCTGCTTACCTCCCCGGCCGACGAGTTTGTGGCCGACTTCGTGGGACGCGACCGGGGCTACCGTTCCCTCGGCTTCACCAGCGCGGCCGGAACCGTGACGGTGAGCGAAGAGGCTGTGGTCCAGCTCGGAGACTCCGCCGCGGAGGCACACGCCAAGGCCACCGGCGCGTGGGTCTTGGTGGTCGACGGCGGACGGAAGCCACTTGGCTGGGCACAGACCGAGCTGATCGTCGGCGAGCTCAAGCGGGAGCATCTGAACCTCAGCGGCACGTCTGCGACATCGGCCGGCACTATGCGCCAGTTGCTGGACGCAGCACTGTCCTCCCCCAGCCGGCGCGGCGTCGTCGTCAATGACACCGGTGAGCTCATCGGCACGGTCACTGCGTCCGACATCGTCAAGGCCATCGAAGCCGAACCGCACCTGGAGACGGCCCGATGAACGTTGAATGGCTGGGCCGCCAGTTCGACAATATTGTGTTCCTGCTCGGCTGGCATGTCCTGCTAGCCGTCACCCCACTGATCCTCGGCCTGCTGATTGCCCTGCCCTTGGGCTGGTGGGCACACCGCAGCCGCCGGATCTACCCCCTCTTGGTGGGCATCGCGGGCCTGCTGTACACCGTGCCCTCGCTGGCATTGTTCGTGCTGCTGCCGCTGGTGCTGGGCACCAAGATCCTGGACCCCCTCAACATCGTGGCCGCGCTGACCATCTACACTGTGGCGCTGCTGGTCCGCGTGGTTGCCGATGCCCTGGATTCCGTTCCTGAGGACACCGCCCAGGCGGCGAAGGCCATGGGCTACCGCGGCTACCAGAGCCTCCTCAAAGTTGAACTTCCCGTCGGCGTTCCGGTGATCTGCGCCGGTCTCCGCG
Proteins encoded in this window:
- a CDS encoding allantoate amidohydrolase, which gives rise to METVNQLLDSIKDVGRDAVRGGYSRAVYSTAELDLRSWFIEQATQRGLDVETDRNGIIWAWWGKPQDGALVTGSHLDSVPGGGAFDGPLGVASALAAVDLLKARGVQPRRSLAITAFPEEEGSRFGVACLGSRLLTGAIDVDKARNLRDGDGNTFADVARANGLDPRHIGPDPHALARIGDFVELHVEQGKGLGADGPAIAVGSSILGHGRWKLSISGQGNHAGTTLMADRADPMVAAAQIIVAIRQAAARQPDARATVGRLIPVPGGTNVIASRVDMWLDARHPDDAVTARLIEAIHGRAQRVSAEEGCTVTLTEESYSGTVHFDPGLTRSISGMLPDAPLLATGAGHDAGVLAGFVPSAMLFVRNPSGISHSPEEHVTDEDAGVGAAALADVLAGLL
- a CDS encoding IclR family transcriptional regulator; translated protein: MAADSSTRTVERALALLSAVCTDGAISLSDAARLVDLSASTALRLLRTLEASGFVSRDPGGNFRPGASVIQLGALALGHESLVSLCTPAMKELVAKTGESCYLSIPGTGDTGIYIAIVEGTHSIRHASWVGRSIPLEGSAAGKVLTGGESERGFAVMRSGVEDDVTAVAAPVIMGGRTVAALSIVAPSYRLNELKATKIGEDLARVAKTILTTPSENHEKPLESMDTK
- a CDS encoding ABC transporter ATP-binding protein, with the protein product MIRFESVTKTYPDGTVAVDGLDLEAPTGKLTILVGPSGCGKTTSLRMINRLIEPTAGTIYLDDQPTSGMDAALLRRRIGYVIQHAGLFPHRTIVDNVATMPLLLGESRQKARMKALELMERVGLPANFAKRYPWQLSGGQQQRVGVARALASDPAFMLMDEPFSAVDPVVRAQLQDEFLRLQREIGKTIIMVTHDIDEALKLGDQVAVMRVGGKLAQMATPSELLTSPADEFVADFVGRDRGYRSLGFTSAAGTVTVSEEAVVQLGDSAAEAHAKATGAWVLVVDGGRKPLGWAQTELIVGELKREHLNLSGTSATSAGTMRQLLDAALSSPSRRGVVVNDTGELIGTVTASDIVKAIEAEPHLETAR
- a CDS encoding ABC transporter permease → MNVEWLGRQFDNIVFLLGWHVLLAVTPLILGLLIALPLGWWAHRSRRIYPLLVGIAGLLYTVPSLALFVLLPLVLGTKILDPLNIVAALTIYTVALLVRVVADALDSVPEDTAQAAKAMGYRGYQSLLKVELPVGVPVICAGLRVAAVSNVSLVSVAALLGIPQLGSLFTQGFQLRFFTPIIAGIILCVVLAMILDGLIILLNRWLTPWTPKVVAS